Part of the Deltaproteobacteria bacterium genome, TCCAGACAATGAAGTCTATCTGAGTGCAGCTTCAGTATGGGAGACCGCACTCAAGCACGCGTTAGGCAAACTGCTATCGACACTACGGTAGCAGCGAGGTAACGCTTTCAGCTTTTGTTTAATCGATCCCTCAATGACTCAATCGCTCGATGAGCCGATAATGCAAGGGTCTCATGCTCTCCTCCTCTTGCCATTCCCAACACGATGCGTCAAAGAGAGGGCATGGATACAGATATAATACCTCGACCGCTTTCTCGCGTTGCTGTTGGTGGTTTTGCGTTGGCGCTGGTTGCCGCTCTGTTGTTGCCGTTATCTGGTATCGGTTATCGCCTCGGCTTGTGGGATTTTCGCCCTGGGTTGACCGTCTTTCGTTGGGCGGCGTATGCAGGGGTAGCCGCAGCGGTGCTCTCTCTCTTCGGTCTGTTCTTTGCGCGCTCAGGAAGTGCGCGACGTGGATTTGTACTGGCTGTGATTGGTCTTATCGGTGGAGTCGTGGCAATCTGGATTCCTTGGCAGTGGTGGCAGGTCGTGAAAAGTGTGCCAATGATTCATGACATCACTACGGATACA contains:
- a CDS encoding type II toxin-antitoxin system VapC family toxin, with the protein product MKLLIDTCTFLWMADDAPELSTQARTVVTHPDNEVYLSAASVWETALKHALGKLLSTLR